GACGCCTACGGCATCGTCTCGGGCGAACCGGGACTCTGTCTGGCGACGTCGGGGCCGGGGGCGACGAATCTCGTCACCGGCATCGCGGACGCCGACATGGATTCGGACCCGATGCTCGCGCTGACGGGCCAGGTCCCGACGGCGTTCGTCGGGAACGACGCCTTCCAGGAGACCGATACCACGGGCGTCACGGCGCCGATCACCAAAGACAACACGTTCTCGAGCGACTCGGCGCGAGTCGGCCAGGACGTCGCCGAGGCGTTCGCACTCGCCCGCGAGGGCCGGCCCGGACCGACGCTGGTCGACCTCCCGAAGGACGTGACCAACGGCGAGACCGACCGCGTTCCGGACGAGCTGACGCCACCCGACACCTACGAGGTGCAAGAGGAGGCCGACCCCGAGATCGTTCGGGACGCGGCCCGACGGATCGAGGCGTCCAGCCGACCCGTCATGCTGCTCGGTGGCGGCGTCATCAAAGCCGACGCCGCCGAGGAGTGTCGCGCGTTCGCCATCGAACACGAGATTCCGGTCATCACGACGATGCCCGGCCTCGGCTCGTTCCCCGAGGACCACGACCTCTCCCTCGAGATGGCGGGGATGCACGGCACGGGCTACGCGAACATGGCCATCTCACTGTGTGACACGCTGATCGGCGTCGGGACCCGGTTCGACGACCGCCTGACCGGCGGCATCGAGACGTTCGCCCCGGACGCCGAGGTCATCCACGTCGACATCGACCCGGCCGAGATCAGCAAGAACATCCACGCGGAGTACCCGCTGGTCGGGGATGCCGCGACCGTGATGGAGCAACTCGCCGACGAAGTCGACGCCTCGCCCGAGGCCAAAAAGTGGCGCGCCCAGTGTCAGCAGTGGAAGTCGGAGTACTCGATGGCCTACCAGGCACCCGAGGACGAACCGGTCAAACCGCAGTTCGTCGTCGAGGCCTTAGACGAGGCCACGAGCGACCAGGCGATCGTGACCACCGGCGTCGGCCAGCACCAGATGTGGGCCTGCCAGTACTGGACGTACACGGAACCCCGGACCTGGGTCTCGAGTCACGGACTCGGGACGATGGGCTACGGCGTGCCGGCCGCGATCGGCGCCCGACTCGCCGCCGACGACGACCAGGAGGTCGTCTGCATCGACGGCGACGCCTCGTTCCTGATGACGATCCAGGAACTGTCGGTGGCCGTTCGCGAAAACATGGACATCACCGTCGCCGTGCTCAACAACGAGTACATCGGCATGGTTCGCCAGTGGCAGGACGCCTTCTTCGAGGGCCGCCACTCGGCGTCGGAGTACGGCTGGTGTCCGGAGTTCGACAAGCTCGCCGAAGCGTTCGGCGCAAAGGGCTTCCGGATCGACGAGTACGACGAGGTCGCCGACACGATCGAGGCCGCACTCGCCTACGACGGCCCCTCGGTGATCGACGTCCACATCGATCCCAGAGAGAACGTCTACCCGATGGTGCCGAGCGGCGGCGACAACAGCCAGTTCGCACTGACGGAGGACCAGCTATGACGTACGGACTCGAGGGACCCGCACCCGAGGATCGACCGGCGCCACAGGGACGACGAACCCCACAGGGGATTCGAATCGACCCCGAGGTCGAAGCCGAACACGAGCCCCGACGGACGGTGATCTCTGCGCTCGTGAAACACGAACCCGGCGTGCTCTCTGACGTCTCGGGGCTGTTCTCGAGACGGCAGTTCAACATCGAGAGCCTGACCGTCGGGCCGACCGAAGACGAGAGCCAGGCGCGGATCACGCTCGTCGTCGAAGAGCCCGACCCGGGGATCGCGCAGGTGAAAAAGCAGCTGCGAAAGCTGATCCCCGTGATCTCGGTTCGTGAGCTCCCCGGCGACGCGATGCGCCGGGAACTCGCGCTGATCAAGGTGAACGCGACGCAACCCGACCGGGTCGCCGCCGTCGCCGACATGTACGGCGCGAAAGCCGTCGACGCCAGCCCGGAGACCGCGACGTTCGAGATCACCGGCAGCCGCCAGAAGATCGACGCCGCGATCGAGACGTTCGGCCAGTTCGGCATCCGCGAACTGTCGCGGACGGGCACGACCGCGCTCGCCCGGGACACCGAGGACACCGCCTCGGAAGCGCCGGTCGAACAGCAGGTGAATCGCCAGCAGACTACTTCCCCACACCCAACAGCAAACGATGACTGACGCAGACTTCACGACCGACATCTACTACGACGACGACGCAGACGAATCGCTCCTCGCAGACGTGACGGTAGCCGTTCTCGGCTACGGTAGCCAGGGCCACGCCCACGCACAGAACCTCGCCGACAGCGGGGTCGACGTGATCGTCGGGCTGCGTGAGGACTCTTCGACGCGTGCGGCGGTGAACGAAGACGGCCTCGAGGTCGCCACCCCCGCCGAGGCCGCCGCACAGGCCGAGTACGTCTCCGTGCTCGTGCCGGACACGATCCAGCCGGCGGTGTTCGAGGAGATCAAACCCCACCTCGAGGACGGAAACACGCTCCAGTTCGCCCACGGCTTCAACATCCACTACAACCAGATCGCGCCGCCGGAGAACGTCGACGTGACGATGATCGCGCCCAAGTCGCCCGGCCACCTCGTCCGACGCAACTACGAGAGCGGCGAGGGGACGCCGGGGCTGCTCGCGGTCTACCAGGATGCGACCGGCGAGGCGAAGCCGAAGGCGCTGGCGTACGGGAAGGCGATCGGCTGCACCCGCGCGGGCGTCGTCGAGACGACGTTCCGCGAGGAGACCGAGACCGACCTCTTCGGCGAACAGGCCGTCCTCTGTGGTGGCATCGCCGAACTCATCAAGGCCGGCTACGAGACGCTCGTCGAGGCGGGCTACTCCCCGGAGATGGCCTACTTCGAGTGTCTCAACGAGATGAAGCTCATCGTCGACCTGATGTATGAGGGCGGCATCGGCGCGATGTACGACTCCGTCAGCGACACGGCCGAGTACGGCGGACTGACCCGCGGACGGGCCGTCGTCGACGATCACGCACGCGAGAACATGAGAGAGATCCTCGCCGAGGTCCAGAACGGCGAGTTCGCTCGCGAGTGGATCGCCGAGAACCAGGCGAACCGGCCGGTCTACACCCAGCTTCGCGAGGCCGAGAAGGCCCACGAGGTCGAAGCCGTCGGCGAACGGCTCCGCGCGCTGTTCGCCTGGGCCGAAGAACCGGAGGAAGAATCGGAAGACGACGAACGAACGCGCGTCCAGGCAGACTGATGACAGAGGACACCACACGGAACCGAGAGCCGATGAAAGCGATCAGCCACGCGAACCCCTACACCGGCGAGACGCTCGGGCAGGTGTTTAGCCGTGGCCCGATCGTCGCCGCCGACGGCGGTCACGATCCGTCGCGATCGAACGCGCAGTCGGCGGGGACGACGGCCGCCGACGACCCCCGGCCGACCCGAACGATGAAAGACGTCAGCCACACCCCACCACACGACGCCGACGACGCGAACCGCGTCTTCGAGCGGGGACCGGTAGCGGAGGACGAATGAGCGAGGGAACGCTGTACGACAAGGTCTGGGATCGCCACAAGGTGACGACCCTGCCGACCGGACAGGATCAGCTGTTCGTCGGCCTCCACCTCATCCACGAGGTCACGAGCCCACAGGCGTTCGGGATGCTCGAGGAACGCGACCTCGAGGTCGCCTATCCCGACCTCACGCACGCGACGGTCGACCACATCCTGCCGACCTCGAGCACCGAGCGGCCCTACAGCGACGAGGCCGCCGAAGAGATGATGTCCGCACTCGAGCGGAACGTCCGCGAGGCGGGGATCGACTTCTCGCACCCGGAGACGGGCGAGCAGGGGATCGTTCACGTCATCGGCCCGGAGCTGGGGCTGACCCAGCCGGGGATGACGATCGTCTGCGGTGACAGCCACACGAGCACCCACGGCGCGTTCGGCGCGCTCGCGTTCGGGATCGGGACGAGCCAGATCCGGGACGTGCTCGCGACGGGCACCGTCGCCATGGAGAAGCTGAAGGTCCGCCGAATCGAGGTCAACGGCGAACTCGGCGAGGGCGTCGAGGCCAAAGACGTCATCCTCGAGATCATCCGCCGGCTCGGCGTCGAGGGCGGCGTCGGCTACGTCTACGAGTACGCCGGCGACGCCATCGAGAACATGGACATGGAAGGTCGCATGTCGATCTGTAACATGTCGATCGAGGGCGGCGCCCGCGCCGGCTACGTCAACCCCGACGAGACCACCTACGAGTGGCTCGAGGGCCGCGACGAGGTCCCCGAGGGCGAGGCATTCGAGGAGCGCAAGGCGTACTGGGAGTCGATCCGCTCGGACGCCGACGCGGCGTACGACGACGTCGTCGAGATCGACGCGAACGAACTCGAGCCCGTCGTCACCTGGGGCACCACGCCAGGACAGGGCGTCGGCGTCACCGAGCCGATCCCGGACCCCGACGACCTGCCCGCTGACAAACAGGCGACGGCTCGACGCGCCCAGGAACACATGCGCGTCGAGCCCGGCGAGACGATGGAAGGATACCCGATCGACGTCGCGTTCATCGGCTCGTGTACGAACGCGCGCCTGCCGGACCTCCGGCGAGCCGCGCGGATCGTCAAGGGTCGGGAGGTCCACCCGGACGTCCGCGCGATGGTCGTCCCCGGCAGCCAGCAGGTCAAAGCCGCCGCCGAGGAAGAAGGCCTCGACGAGATCTTCACCGAGGCCGGCTTCGACTGGCGCGGTGCCGGCTGTTCGATGTGTCTGGGAATGAACGAGGACCAGCTCGAGGGCGACGAGGCGTCGGCCTCCTCCTCGAACCGGAACTTCGTCGGCCGACAGGGGAGCAAGGACGGTCGCACCGTCTTGATGAACCCGCGGATGGTCGCCGCGGCGGCGATCCACGGCGAGGTCACTGACGTCCGCGAACTCGAGGAGGTGACGCTGGCATGAGCGACGAGGTCGAGATTCCGAGCGTCGAGGAGGCTTCGGGCACCGGCGTCGCGATCCGCGGCAACGACATCGACACCGACCAGATCATCCCGGCCCGATTCATGAAGGTCGTCACCTTCGACGGCCTCGGGCAGTTCGCCTTCTTCGACCAGCGGTTCACTGAAGACGACGAGCAAAAAGCCCACCCGATGAACGAGCCAGCCCACCAGGACGCCTCGGTGATGGTCGTCAACGCCAACTTCGGCTGTGGCTCCTCGCGCGAACACGCCCCGCAGGCGCTGATGCGCTGGGGGATCGACGCGGTGATCGGCGAGTCGTTCGCCGAGATCTTCGCGGGGAACTGCCTCGCACTCGGCATCCCGACGGTCACGGCCGACACCGAAACGATCGAGGCGCTCCAGGACTGGGTCGAGGCGAACCCCGACGGTGAACTCGAGATCGACGTCGCCGAAGAGACGGTCACCTACGACGGGACGTCGATCGACGTCGAGGTCGACGACGCCCAGCGAAAGGCGCTCGTCGAGGGCGTCTGGGACACCACGGCGCTGATGAAATCGAACGCGCAGGCGGTCGAGGAAACCGCCGAGTCGCTGCCGTACGTGGAGGACGGGAAGCGCGTATGAGTTACGAGCTCACCGTCATCCCCGGCGATGGTATCGGCCAGGAGGTCGTCCCAGCGGCGATTCGGGTCCTCGAGACCCTCGACGTCGACTTCGAGTTCCACGAGGCCGACGCGGGCGACCACGTGAACGCAGAAACTGGCGAGGCGCTCCCCCAGGAGACGTACGAGCTCGCCGCGTCGACGGACGCGACGCTGTTCGGTGCCGCGGGCGAGACGGCCGCCGACGTCATCCTCCCGCTGCGCGAAGCCGTCGGCTCGTTCGTCAACGTCCGCCCCGCGAAAGCCTACCCCGGCGTCGAGGCCGTCCGCCCCGAGACGGATCTGGTCTTCCTCCGGGAGAACACCGAAGGCGTCTACTCTGGCCACGAGGATCGCCTCACGGAAGACGTTTCGACGCTCACCCGCGTCGTTACGGAGTCGGCCTCCCGACAGCTCGCCGAGTACGCCTGTGAGTTCGTCGACGAGCGCGAGACCGACGGCTTCACCGTCGTCCACAAGGCGAACGTGATGCGCGAGACTGACGGCCTCTTTCGTGACACCGTCACGGCGGTCGCCGACGACCACGGCGTCGAGACCGACGAGGTACTGATGGACGCGTTCGCGACCCACGTCTGTCTCGACCCCGAACAGTTCGACGTCGTCGTCTGTCCGAACCTCGCAGGAGACGTCCTCTCTGATCTCGCCGCGGGGCTCGTCGGCGGCCTCGGCCTCCTGCCGAGCGCGAACGTTGGCCCCGACCGCGGGCTGTTCGAGCCCGTCCACGGCACCGCACCCGACATCGCGGGCGAAGGGATGGCCAACCCGGCCGCAGCGATTCTCTCGGCCGCTTTGATGGTCGAGTATCTCGGCCACGACGAGGAGGGTGCAGCCGTCCGGACCGCCGTCGAGGACGTCCTCGAGAACGGCCCTCGGACGCCCGACCTCGGTGGCGACGCCTCGACGGAGGACGTGACGAGCGCGGTCGTCGATCGACTCTCGAACTGATTCTCGCCGGAGGATTTTACTCGCGGTCGTCGTACGGGGTGACATGCCTCGCGACGACACGCTCTCCGGCGTCGACTCCCGACTCGTTTCGACCGACCGCCTCGAGACGCACGTCCTCGAGTCCGGTGATCGAGACGGCCAGCCGATCGCCTTCTTACACGGCAACGTCTCCTCCTCGCGGTTCTGGGAGGATTCCCTCGCTGCTCTCGACGACGAGTACTACGCGCTCGCCCCGGACTTGCGCGGCTACGGCGACAGCGAGACGAAATCGGTCGATGCTACGCAGGGACTCGGAGACTTCTCCGCGGACCTCGCGGCACTGCTCGAGGAACTCGAACTCGAGGCACCGATAACGCTCGTCGGCTGGTCGAACGGCGGCGGCGTGGCGATGGACTACACCATCTCCGCTCCCGGGCTGGTCGACGCCCTCGTGCTCGTCAACCCGCTCTCGCCGTACGGCTTCGGCGGGACGAAAGACGTCGACGGAACGCCGTGTTTCCCGGATTACGCTGGCTCCGGCGGCGGTGTCGCCACCGACGACTTCGTCGACGCTCTCGCCGACCGCGTTCGGGAGGACGACGTGCCGGGGGCGCCGCGAACGGTCCTGCGCTCGTTCTACGTCGACCCGACCTACGACTTCGATCCCGCGCGCGAGGAGTCGTACCTGTCCGGGATGCTCGACACCGCCACCGGTGAGGGAAACTACCCGGGGTCGGCGGTCGAGAGCGAACACTGGCCCGGCGTCGCCCCTGGCGAGACGGGCGTGAACAACGCCATTTCGCCGAAGTACTGCGACCTCACCGGCCTCGTCGAGATCGAGCCCAAACCACCAATTCGCTGGCTCCGCGGCGCGAACGACGCCATCATCTCGAACGAGTCGCTGTTCGACGTCGGCACGCTCGGCCGGATGGACGAACTTCCCGGCTGGCCCGGCGACGACGTCTTCCCACCCCAGCCGATGGTCGACCAGACGCGCGCCGTGCTCAAGTCCTACGCCGACGCTGGCGGCGAGTACGACGAGGTCGTCCTCCAGGGCGTCGGCCACACCCCTCACGTCGAGGTTCCCGGGGAGTTTCGCAACCAGCTCGCGGCCGTCCTCGAGTGAGCTACAGCGCGTCCCACTCGAGGTCGTGGCCGACGAACGTCGCTTCGTCGAGCGGCCGCCCACCCTCGAAGTGAAACTCGCCGACGACAGTCTCGCCCTCGAGGACGCCCGGCAGCCAGAGGCGATCGTCCTCCCACATCCGGTCGTAGGGGACCTCCTCGATCGGAATCCACTCGGGGCGCGCCTCGGGTGAGGCCGTCGGCTCGCCCGCGAACTCGTCGGTTCGAAAAACGTGACAGACCGTGTGGACCGCACCGTCGAGGGTGAACGTCAGCTCGCCAGCGCGCTCGAGGTCGGACACCTCGAGCCCGACCTCCTCGCGGACTTCGCGTTTCGCACACTCGAGCGGCGTCTCGCCGTCCTCGAGCTTTCCACCGGGGCCGTTGTACCAGCCTGCACCGAGTCCGCGGCGCTTCTCGATCAACAGCACTTCGTCGTCGCGAACGACGAAACACAGTGTCGCTTCGATCATTGGACGGGGTTCGGACGCCACCGAATAAAACGTCTCGACGTACGCGTGTGCGCGCGAACGACCACGACGGTGTCCGTCCTCGAGTGGAGACCTCTATACTGGACAATATAACAATTGATGGCTGGTGAGAGTCAGTAGCAGTGGACGATCGATTAAGAGGACTTAAGTACTACCCGGCGACTATGATTGAATGAAGACGAAGTGAGGATCCCTCCCCTGCGGTCTTCCGTACAGAAGGGATCTGATGTTAGCCTCGACAGTTCGGTGACGCCCAATCGGTCGATCGATTCGGTCGTCGTCGAACGCGGACCCAACATTACGTGTGAGTATTACGATATTCACCGCCAACACCTCCCTCCATCCGGAGGGAATAGCATTCCGGTTGATCCTGCCGGAGGTCATTGCTATTGGAGTTCGATTTAGCCATGCTAGTCGTACGAACTTAGATTCGTGGCGAATAGCTCAGTAACACGTGGCCAAACTACCCTGTCGAGCGGCATAACCTCGGGAAACTGAGGCTAATTCCGCATACGGCTCGATGCCTGGAACTGGCTCGAGCTCGAAACGCTACGGCGCGACAGGATGTGGCTGCGGCCGATTAGGTAGACGGTGGGGTAACGGCCCACCGTGCCGATAATCGGTACGGGTTGTGAGAGCAAGAGCCCGGAGACGGTATCTGAGACAAGATACCGGGCCCTACGGGGCGCAGCAGGCGCGAAACCTTTACACTGCACGACAGTGCGATAAGGGGACTCCAAGTGCGAGGGCATACAGTCCTCGCTTTTTCCGACCGTAAGGTGGTCGGCGAATAAGGGCTGGGCAAGACCGGTGCCAGCCGCCGCGGTAATACCGGCAGCCCGAGTGATGACCGCTATTATTGGGCCTAAAGCGTCCGTAGCCGGCCAAGTAAGTCCGTCGGGAAATCCGCGCGCCTAACGCGCGGGCGTCCGGTGGAAACTGCCTGGCTTGGGACCGGAAGATCCAGAGGGTACGTCTGGGGTAGGAGTGAAATCCTGTAATCCTGGACGGACCACCGGTGGCGAAAGCGCTCTGGAAGGACGGATCCGACGGTGAGGGACGAAAGCTAGGGTCACGAACCGGATTAGATACCCGGGTAGTCCTAGCCGTAAACGATGTCTGCTAGGTGTGGCACAGGCTACGAGCCTGTGCTGTGCCGTAGGGAAGCCGTGAAGCAGACCGCCTGGGAAGTACGTCCGCAAGGATGAAACTTAAAGGAATTGGCGGGGGAGCACTACAACCGGAGGAGCCTGCGGTTTAATTGGACTCAACGCCGGACATCTCACCAGCACCGACAGTATGCTGTGAAGCTCAGTGTGACGAGCTTAGTGGAGCTACTGAGAGGAGGTGCATGGCCGCCGTCAGCTCGTACCGTGAGGCGTCCTGTTAAGTCAGGCAACGAGCGAGACCCGCATCCTTAATTGCCAGCATCGACGTGAGTCGGATGGGTACATTAGGGAGACTGCCAGTGCCAAACTGGAGGAAGGAACGGGCAACGGTAGGTCAGTATGCCCCGAATGTGCTGGGCGACACGCGGGCTACAATGGCCGAGACAGTGGGATGCCACCCCGAAAGGGGGCGCTAATCTCCGAAACTCGGTCGTAGTTCGGATTGTGGGCTGAAACTCGCCCACATGAAGCTGGATTCGGTAGTAATCGCGCCTCAGCAAGGCGCGGTGAATACGTCCCTGCTCCTTGCACACACCGCCCGTCAAAGCACCCGAGTGAGGTCCGGATGAGGCCTGGATTCCCAGGTCGAATCTGGGCTTCGCAAGGGGGCTTAAGTCGTAACAAGGTAGCCGTAGGGGAATCTGCGGCTGGATCACCTCCACAGAACGGGACCACCCCGACGAGGGTGGCCCACCACGTCCGCGTCCGACCGACCGCCGATCAGGCCGATCGGGCACCTTTGAACTGTCGAGGCTAACGTTTACTCTCCGTCCCAGCTCCGATGCTGGAACGGGGATGGGCCCATAGCTCAGTGGGAGAGTGCCTCCTTTGCAAGGAGGATGCCCTGGGTTCGAATCCCAGTGGGTCCATGACACGGTGCGATCGAACCGTGCCCCTTAAGTGGGGGACGGCGCTACGATCAAACCGGAAGAAACCGATGCACCACCCCGCGCAAGTGCGGGTGGGAAGGGTCAATGCACGCTGCGTCTACAGCGCTGCAAATGAGACCGTGTGTACGTGTAGTCCAGGCGTCCACTGGACCCGTTCCCGGGTCACAATTACAGATCCGACGAACGTGGCTACTGTGCCAGCTGGTGGATCGCTCGGCTCGAGAGCCGACAAAGGACGTGCCAAGCTGCGATAAGCCTGAGGGACCCGCATGGAGGGGAAGAACTCAGGATCTCCGAATGGGAATCCCCACAGCAATTGCCTTGCGCAATGGGGAACGCCGGAAATTGAAACATCTCAGTACCGGCAGGAAAAGAAAGCAAACGCGATGTCGTTAGTAACGGCGAGTGAACCCGACGCAGTCCAAACCGAAGCCCTCACGGGCAATGTGGTGTTCGGACTGACTCTCATCATCAGAAAACCTGCAAGAAGTCTTCTGGAACGGAGCGCGATACAGGGTGACAGCCCCGTATTGCAGGCGAGTACGATGTGCGTCAGCTCCAGAGTAACGGGGGTTGGATTTCCCTCGTGAATCTCGCGGGCATCGACCGCGAAGACTAAACACTCCTCGAGACCGATAGCGAACAAGTAGCGTGAGCGAACGCTGAAAACCACCCCAAAAAGGGAGGTGAAATAGTGCGTGAAATCAGTTGGCGATAGAGCGACGGGGCTTACAAGGCCCTGAGAGAAATGACCCAGGTGCGAACCTGCAGTAAGAATCTCAGGGAGCCGAAGTTCCGTCGTACGTTTTGAAAAACGAACCAGGGAGTGTGCCTGATTGGCGAGTCTAACCCGAGTATCGGGGAAGGCATAGGGAAACCGACATGGCCGCAGCGCTTTGCGTGAGGGCCGCCG
This portion of the Natronobeatus ordinarius genome encodes:
- the ilvB gene encoding biosynthetic-type acetolactate synthase large subunit, whose amino-acid sequence is MSERAAPITRETDEQPAETRPDDSSTETDRPPVTTGAEAVVRTLENAGVEYAFGVQGGAIMPVYDALYDSEIYHVTMAHEQGAAHAADAYGIVSGEPGLCLATSGPGATNLVTGIADADMDSDPMLALTGQVPTAFVGNDAFQETDTTGVTAPITKDNTFSSDSARVGQDVAEAFALAREGRPGPTLVDLPKDVTNGETDRVPDELTPPDTYEVQEEADPEIVRDAARRIEASSRPVMLLGGGVIKADAAEECRAFAIEHEIPVITTMPGLGSFPEDHDLSLEMAGMHGTGYANMAISLCDTLIGVGTRFDDRLTGGIETFAPDAEVIHVDIDPAEISKNIHAEYPLVGDAATVMEQLADEVDASPEAKKWRAQCQQWKSEYSMAYQAPEDEPVKPQFVVEALDEATSDQAIVTTGVGQHQMWACQYWTYTEPRTWVSSHGLGTMGYGVPAAIGARLAADDDQEVVCIDGDASFLMTIQELSVAVRENMDITVAVLNNEYIGMVRQWQDAFFEGRHSASEYGWCPEFDKLAEAFGAKGFRIDEYDEVADTIEAALAYDGPSVIDVHIDPRENVYPMVPSGGDNSQFALTEDQL
- the ilvN gene encoding acetolactate synthase small subunit, which codes for MTYGLEGPAPEDRPAPQGRRTPQGIRIDPEVEAEHEPRRTVISALVKHEPGVLSDVSGLFSRRQFNIESLTVGPTEDESQARITLVVEEPDPGIAQVKKQLRKLIPVISVRELPGDAMRRELALIKVNATQPDRVAAVADMYGAKAVDASPETATFEITGSRQKIDAAIETFGQFGIRELSRTGTTALARDTEDTASEAPVEQQVNRQQTTSPHPTANDD
- the ilvC gene encoding ketol-acid reductoisomerase encodes the protein MTDADFTTDIYYDDDADESLLADVTVAVLGYGSQGHAHAQNLADSGVDVIVGLREDSSTRAAVNEDGLEVATPAEAAAQAEYVSVLVPDTIQPAVFEEIKPHLEDGNTLQFAHGFNIHYNQIAPPENVDVTMIAPKSPGHLVRRNYESGEGTPGLLAVYQDATGEAKPKALAYGKAIGCTRAGVVETTFREETETDLFGEQAVLCGGIAELIKAGYETLVEAGYSPEMAYFECLNEMKLIVDLMYEGGIGAMYDSVSDTAEYGGLTRGRAVVDDHARENMREILAEVQNGEFAREWIAENQANRPVYTQLREAEKAHEVEAVGERLRALFAWAEEPEEESEDDERTRVQAD
- the leuC gene encoding 3-isopropylmalate dehydratase large subunit → MSEGTLYDKVWDRHKVTTLPTGQDQLFVGLHLIHEVTSPQAFGMLEERDLEVAYPDLTHATVDHILPTSSTERPYSDEAAEEMMSALERNVREAGIDFSHPETGEQGIVHVIGPELGLTQPGMTIVCGDSHTSTHGAFGALAFGIGTSQIRDVLATGTVAMEKLKVRRIEVNGELGEGVEAKDVILEIIRRLGVEGGVGYVYEYAGDAIENMDMEGRMSICNMSIEGGARAGYVNPDETTYEWLEGRDEVPEGEAFEERKAYWESIRSDADAAYDDVVEIDANELEPVVTWGTTPGQGVGVTEPIPDPDDLPADKQATARRAQEHMRVEPGETMEGYPIDVAFIGSCTNARLPDLRRAARIVKGREVHPDVRAMVVPGSQQVKAAAEEEGLDEIFTEAGFDWRGAGCSMCLGMNEDQLEGDEASASSSNRNFVGRQGSKDGRTVLMNPRMVAAAAIHGEVTDVRELEEVTLA
- the leuD gene encoding 3-isopropylmalate dehydratase small subunit; protein product: MSDEVEIPSVEEASGTGVAIRGNDIDTDQIIPARFMKVVTFDGLGQFAFFDQRFTEDDEQKAHPMNEPAHQDASVMVVNANFGCGSSREHAPQALMRWGIDAVIGESFAEIFAGNCLALGIPTVTADTETIEALQDWVEANPDGELEIDVAEETVTYDGTSIDVEVDDAQRKALVEGVWDTTALMKSNAQAVEETAESLPYVEDGKRV
- a CDS encoding isocitrate/isopropylmalate dehydrogenase family protein → MSYELTVIPGDGIGQEVVPAAIRVLETLDVDFEFHEADAGDHVNAETGEALPQETYELAASTDATLFGAAGETAADVILPLREAVGSFVNVRPAKAYPGVEAVRPETDLVFLRENTEGVYSGHEDRLTEDVSTLTRVVTESASRQLAEYACEFVDERETDGFTVVHKANVMRETDGLFRDTVTAVADDHGVETDEVLMDAFATHVCLDPEQFDVVVCPNLAGDVLSDLAAGLVGGLGLLPSANVGPDRGLFEPVHGTAPDIAGEGMANPAAAILSAALMVEYLGHDEEGAAVRTAVEDVLENGPRTPDLGGDASTEDVTSAVVDRLSN
- a CDS encoding alpha/beta fold hydrolase, which encodes MPRDDTLSGVDSRLVSTDRLETHVLESGDRDGQPIAFLHGNVSSSRFWEDSLAALDDEYYALAPDLRGYGDSETKSVDATQGLGDFSADLAALLEELELEAPITLVGWSNGGGVAMDYTISAPGLVDALVLVNPLSPYGFGGTKDVDGTPCFPDYAGSGGGVATDDFVDALADRVREDDVPGAPRTVLRSFYVDPTYDFDPAREESYLSGMLDTATGEGNYPGSAVESEHWPGVAPGETGVNNAISPKYCDLTGLVEIEPKPPIRWLRGANDAIISNESLFDVGTLGRMDELPGWPGDDVFPPQPMVDQTRAVLKSYADAGGEYDEVVLQGVGHTPHVEVPGEFRNQLAAVLE
- a CDS encoding 8-oxo-dGTP diphosphatase, with translation MIEATLCFVVRDDEVLLIEKRRGLGAGWYNGPGGKLEDGETPLECAKREVREEVGLEVSDLERAGELTFTLDGAVHTVCHVFRTDEFAGEPTASPEARPEWIPIEEVPYDRMWEDDRLWLPGVLEGETVVGEFHFEGGRPLDEATFVGHDLEWDAL